A single genomic interval of Lathyrus oleraceus cultivar Zhongwan6 chromosome 7, CAAS_Psat_ZW6_1.0, whole genome shotgun sequence harbors:
- the LOC127101320 gene encoding organ-specific protein S2-like isoform X2, with protein MRPALALLPFLFLFMFAVTIESRKDLKEYWKTVMKDEAMPEGIQGLLQFKSVIEPLKNSKAQEQLAKGKCDQLDVKEKKLVKEEFEPRPSVTKYDGGEGNKNMKLLVNDEFEPRPSVTKYDGDESYKNMKLSINDEFEPRPSATKYDGNEGYKNIKLPVNDEFEPRPSATKYDGDDGYKNMKLPINDEFEPRPSATKYDGDDGYKNMKLSVNDEFEPIPSVTKYDGDEGYKNLKLTINDEFEPRPSATKYDGDDGYQNMKLPINDEFEPRPSATKYDGDDGYQNMKLPINYEFEPRPSATKYDGDDGYKNMKLPLNDEFEPRPSATKYND; from the exons ATGAGACCCGCTCTTGCTCTGCTTCCTTTCCTCTTCCTTTTCATG TTTGCTGTTACTATAGAATCAAGAAAAGATCTAAAGGAATATTGGAAAACTGTTATGAAAGATGAAGCGATGCCGGAAGGAATTCAAGGGCTTCTTCAATTCAAATCTGTGATCGAGCCTTTGAAGAACTCCAAGGCGCAAGAACAACTTGCCAAAGGTAAATGTGATCAGCTAGATGTCAAAGAAAAAAAGTTGGTCAAGGAAGAGTTTGAACCTAGACCTAGTGTTACAAAGTATGACGGTGGTGAGGGTAATAAGAATATGAAATTACTTGTAAATGATGAGTTTGAACCCAGACCAAGTGTTACAAAGTATGATGGTGATGAGAGTTATAAGAATATGAAATTGTCAATAAATGATGAGTTTGAACCCAGACCAAGTGCTACAAAGTATGATGGTAATGAGGGTTATAAGAATATCAAACTACCAGTAAATGATGAGTTTGAAC CCAGACCAAGTGCTACAAAGTATGATGGTGATGATGGTTATAAGAATATGAAACTACCCATAAATGATGAGTTTGAACCCAGACCAAGTGCTACAAAGTATGATGGTGATGATGGTTATAAGAATATGAAACTATCCGTAAATGATGAGTTTGAACCCATACCAAGTGTTACTAAGTATGACGGTGATGAAGGTTATAAGAATCTGAAATTGACCATAAATGATGAGTTTGAACCCAGACCAAGTGCTACAAAGTATGATGGTGATGATGGTTATCAGAATATGAAACTACCGATAAATGATGAGTTTGAACCCAGACCAAGTGCTACAAAGTATGATGGTGATGATGGTTATCAGAATATGAAACTACCCATAAATTATGAGTTTGAACCCAGACCAAGTGCTACAAAATATGATGGTGATGATGGTTATAAGAATATGAAATTACCCTTGAATGATGAGTTTGAACCTAGGCCAAGTGCTACCAAATATAATGATTGA
- the LOC127101320 gene encoding uncharacterized protein LOC127101320 isoform X1 → MRPALALLPFLFLFMFAVTIESRKDLKEYWKTVMKDEAMPEGIQGLLQFKSVIEPLKNSKAQEQLAKGKCDQLDVKEKKLVKEEFEPRPSVTKYDGGEGNKNMKLLVNDEFEPRPSVTKYDGDESYKNMKLSINDEFEPRPSATKYDGNEGYKNIKLPVNDEFEPRPSVTKYDGGEGNKNMKLLVNDEFEPRPSVTKYDGDESYKNMKLSINDEFEPRPSATEYDGNEGYKNIKLPVNDEFEPRPSATKYDGDDGYKNMKLPINDEFEPRPSATKYDGDDGYKNMKLSVNDEFEPIPSVTKYDGDEGYKNLKLTINDEFEPRPSATKYDGDDGYQNMKLPINDEFEPRPSATKYDGDDGYQNMKLPINYEFEPRPSATKYDGDDGYKNMKLPLNDEFEPRPSATKYND, encoded by the exons ATGAGACCCGCTCTTGCTCTGCTTCCTTTCCTCTTCCTTTTCATG TTTGCTGTTACTATAGAATCAAGAAAAGATCTAAAGGAATATTGGAAAACTGTTATGAAAGATGAAGCGATGCCGGAAGGAATTCAAGGGCTTCTTCAATTCAAATCTGTGATCGAGCCTTTGAAGAACTCCAAGGCGCAAGAACAACTTGCCAAAGGTAAATGTGATCAGCTAGATGTCAAAGAAAAAAAGTTGGTCAAGGAAGAGTTTGAACCTAGACCTAGTGTTACAAAGTATGACGGTGGTGAGGGTAATAAGAATATGAAATTACTTGTAAATGATGAGTTTGAACCCAGACCAAGTGTTACAAAGTATGATGGTGATGAGAGTTATAAGAATATGAAATTGTCAATAAATGATGAGTTTGAACCCAGACCAAGTGCTACAAAGTATGATGGTAATGAGGGTTATAAGAATATCAAACTACCAGTAAATGATGAGTTTGAACCTAGACCTAGTGTTACAAAGTATGACGGTGGTGAGGGTAATAAGAATATGAAATTACTTGTAAATGATGAGTTTGAACCCAGACCAAGTGTTACAAAGTATGATGGTGATGAGAGTTATAAGAATATGAAATTGTCAATAAATGATGAGTTTGAACCCAGACCAAGTGCTACAGAATATGATGGTAATGAGGGTTATAAGAATATCAAACTACCAGTAAATGATGAGTTTGAACCCAGACCAAGTGCTACAAAGTATGATGGTGATGATGGTTATAAGAATATGAAACTACCCATAAATGATGAGTTTGAACCCAGACCAAGTGCTACAAAGTATGATGGTGATGATGGTTATAAGAATATGAAACTATCCGTAAATGATGAGTTTGAACCCATACCAAGTGTTACTAAGTATGACGGTGATGAAGGTTATAAGAATCTGAAATTGACCATAAATGATGAGTTTGAACCCAGACCAAGTGCTACAAAGTATGATGGTGATGATGGTTATCAGAATATGAAACTACCGATAAATGATGAGTTTGAACCCAGACCAAGTGCTACAAAGTATGATGGTGATGATGGTTATCAGAATATGAAACTACCCATAAATTATGAGTTTGAACCCAGACCAAGTGCTACAAAATATGATGGTGATGATGGTTATAAGAATATGAAATTACCCTTGAATGATGAGTTTGAACCTAGGCCAAGTGCTACCAAATATAATGATTGA